One Dioscorea cayenensis subsp. rotundata cultivar TDr96_F1 chromosome 17, TDr96_F1_v2_PseudoChromosome.rev07_lg8_w22 25.fasta, whole genome shotgun sequence DNA window includes the following coding sequences:
- the LOC120281397 gene encoding uncharacterized protein LOC120281397 — MMNINGDDHNRNWSTLPWLAINSIACNLNSVDYVRFRSTCTGWRSSTQEREKAPLVILMDRDNEGDTIKALSFFDIIGKGIIPLRPVAYQVVTNSYYLGSASGWIFVGRHTAAGENGNQEQLSITLLNPFTDRVITINPPLLTKQRRGRVFFVHSPLSHNAFTHVVYYVDIDDEGRPAQVNFISLGPPGPENQWTTFWLDEPPNGVISISGYLYANYNGILQAINLANQNLLQMNMLLLGLLPNLSSDPALFLRFFNDLWGQLHVLFTTSYRTRSHCFLRTSPMPMETLGVHHYRAPLKFSMLPTRSLVISNDLTVELRYQQTTVHIDDYSPFRLLLRLSTFWNNGQNQWEPVGWITPALIRYDQDQVLY; from the exons ATGATGAACATTAATGGTGACGACCACAACCGGAACTGGTCCACGCTGCCGTGGTTAGCCATCAATTCCATCGCCTGCAACCTCAACTCAGTCGATTACGTCCGCTTCCGCTCCACTTGCACGGGATGGCGCAGCAGCACACAAGAACGCGAGAAGGCCCCTCTTGTGATCCTCATGGACCGTGACAACGAAGGTGATACCATAAAGGCTCTTTCCTTCTTCGACATCATAGGCAAAGGGATCATCCCTCTCCGGCCTGTGGCCTACCAGGTCGTTACCAATTCCTACTACCTCGGTTCCGCTAGTGGATGGATCTTCGTTGGCAGACATACTGCAGCTGGTGAAAATGGTAATCAAGAACAACTAAGCATCACACTCCTGAACCCATTCACTGACAGGGTCATCACCATCAACCCCCCCTTGCTAACCAAGCAACGCAGAGGCCGTGTCTTTTTCGTGCACTCACCTCTCTCGCATAATGCTTTCACTCATGTGGTTTACTACGTTGATATCGATGATGAAGGGCGCCCAGCTCAAGTGAATTTCATCAGTCTTGGGCCACCTGGCCCTGAAAACCAGTGGACCACATTCTGGCTTGACGAGCCGCCCAATGGTGTTATATCCATTTCAGGTTACTTGTACGCCAACTACAACGGAATACTCCAGGCGATCAATTTGGCGAACCAAAACCTTCTTCAAATGAATATGCTATTGCTGGGCTTGCTTCCTAATCTGTCATCAGATCCAGCTCTTTTCTTGAGGTTCTTTAATGATCTTTGGGGCCAACTGCATGTTCTTTTCACCACCTCTTATCGGACAAGATCGCACTGTTTCTTGCGGACGAGTCCCATGCCAATGGAAACCTTGGGCGTGCACCACTATAGGGCACCCTTGAAATTTTCAATGCTACCAACACGGAGCCTGGTGATCTCGAATGATTTGACGGTTGAATTACGATACCAGCAGACTACTGTACATATAGATGATTACTCTCCATTTCGTCTGCTTCTCAGACTCTCAACGTTCTGGAATAATGGTCAAAACCAATGGGAACCCGTGGGCTGGATTACTCCTGCTTTAATTCGCTATGATCAAG ATCAAGTACTGTACTAG